The proteins below come from a single Roseiflexus sp. RS-1 genomic window:
- the larB gene encoding nickel pincer cofactor biosynthesis protein LarB has protein sequence MTSAREYLDQFANLDLGRAARGGVPEVVLAEGKTAKQTVAIAQRLLEQIGRVLISRVPPDTLTALQQTFADTVEWTVYSEGRTLALSRPGCAPPQTGGRVGVLTAGTSDLPVAEEAIALCIEMGCEVQRAGDVGVAGLHRLFEPLRAMLDASVDVIIVVAGMDGALPSVVAGLVDVPVIGLPTSVGYGFGGGGVGALTSMLQTCAPGLAVVNIDNGIGAGAIAGRIANRAAAARRAYDRQAKDRDHER, from the coding sequence ATGACCTCCGCACGCGAGTATCTCGATCAATTCGCCAATCTTGACCTGGGGCGCGCCGCGCGCGGCGGCGTGCCGGAAGTTGTGCTTGCCGAAGGCAAAACGGCAAAGCAGACAGTTGCCATTGCTCAGCGTCTGCTCGAACAGATCGGGCGTGTGTTGATCAGTCGCGTGCCGCCGGACACGCTGACCGCATTGCAGCAGACGTTTGCCGACACGGTCGAGTGGACGGTGTATAGCGAAGGACGAACGCTGGCGCTGAGCCGACCCGGTTGTGCTCCACCTCAGACGGGCGGACGTGTCGGGGTGCTGACTGCGGGCACGAGCGATCTGCCCGTCGCTGAGGAAGCCATCGCGCTCTGCATTGAAATGGGGTGCGAGGTTCAGCGTGCCGGTGATGTCGGCGTCGCCGGGTTGCATCGGCTGTTTGAGCCGCTGCGCGCCATGCTCGACGCTTCGGTTGATGTGATCATCGTCGTTGCTGGCATGGATGGCGCACTCCCTTCAGTTGTGGCAGGGCTGGTGGATGTGCCGGTCATTGGCCTGCCGACGTCGGTGGGGTACGGCTTCGGCGGCGGCGGCGTGGGGGCGCTGACCAGCATGTTGCAAACCTGCGCGCCGGGGTTGGCGGTCGTCAATATCGATAATGGCATCGGCGCAGGGGCGATTGCCGGGCGCATTGCCAATCGGGCGGCAGCGGCCCGGCGCGCGTATGACAGACAGGCGAAGGACAGAGATCATGAGCGATAG
- the larE gene encoding ATP-dependent sacrificial sulfur transferase LarE — protein sequence MSDRDAALAVSLERKYEHLQAILRTIGSALIAFSGGVDSTLLLKVAHDTLGDRAIAATADSETYPREELEQACALAALIGCRHIVVRTDELSDERYARNHPDRCYYCKRTLFTHLQPLAAELGVAAILYGAMADDIGDHRPGLRAAVEFAVRSPLIEAGLGKREIRELARRLGLPNWNKPSYACLSSRIAYGERVTAEKLRTLDEAERFMRRLGFSQFRVRHHDVIARIEVTPDELPLAIAQRDAIVAHLKALGYVYVTLDLQGFRSGSMNEARRSALTEIALVE from the coding sequence ATGAGCGATAGGGACGCTGCGTTGGCGGTATCGCTTGAACGCAAGTATGAGCATTTGCAGGCGATCCTGCGCACGATCGGTTCGGCGCTGATCGCGTTTTCCGGTGGCGTTGACAGCACCCTGCTGCTCAAAGTCGCGCACGATACGCTGGGTGACCGCGCCATCGCAGCAACCGCCGACTCGGAAACCTACCCACGCGAAGAACTCGAACAGGCGTGTGCGCTGGCGGCGTTGATCGGCTGCCGCCATATCGTCGTCCGCACCGATGAGTTGTCCGATGAACGCTACGCGCGGAACCATCCGGATCGCTGCTACTATTGCAAGCGCACTCTCTTCACGCACCTTCAGCCGCTGGCTGCTGAACTTGGTGTGGCTGCCATTCTGTACGGCGCAATGGCGGACGACATCGGCGACCATCGTCCCGGTCTTCGCGCGGCAGTTGAATTTGCCGTGCGCAGCCCGCTGATCGAGGCAGGTCTGGGCAAGCGCGAGATCCGCGAACTGGCGCGTCGGCTCGGCCTGCCAAACTGGAACAAGCCGTCGTATGCCTGCCTCTCGTCGCGGATCGCCTACGGAGAACGGGTGACTGCTGAGAAACTGCGCACGCTCGATGAGGCCGAACGTTTCATGCGTCGGTTGGGGTTTTCGCAGTTTCGCGTTCGTCATCACGATGTGATCGCGCGCATCGAGGTTACGCCCGACGAATTGCCGCTGGCGATCGCGCAGCGTGACGCGATTGTGGCGCATCTGAAAGCGCTGGGGTATGTGTACGTCACCCTCGATTTGCAGGGGTTCCGCAGCGGCAGCATGAACGAGGCGCGTCGGTCGGCGCTCACGGAGATTGCGCTGGTTGAATGA
- a CDS encoding M23 family metallopeptidase: MTKNVIVLCALIFCSCACVPSPGAAPSPTERTVAPATALPVTLFATAVTPTVVAAIATVPHVEPTETLPSATPVAMPEYTPVPSPAARIYVYPVRSDDCTVSSSHHDYPAADIFCPIGVAFVAVTDGVVDFVSYEDRWSPSTDDPALRGGIAVAIIGDDGVRYYGSHLSGIARGIEPGMRVTAGQVLGFTGASGNARGTPPHLHFGISRPTTPDDWKVRRGEVWPQPYLSAWQRGEYVTPQLRIAATQSSAVSSCSLVNSQSRFKFRVFPS, from the coding sequence ATGACGAAGAACGTTATTGTGCTTTGTGCGCTGATCTTCTGCTCCTGCGCCTGCGTCCCCTCGCCGGGTGCAGCGCCATCCCCAACTGAACGAACGGTCGCTCCGGCAACTGCGCTCCCCGTCACTCTGTTCGCTACGGCTGTCACGCCGACCGTCGTTGCAGCAATCGCTACGGTGCCGCATGTGGAACCGACGGAAACACTCCCGTCAGCAACGCCCGTCGCGATGCCAGAATATACGCCGGTTCCATCGCCTGCCGCGCGTATCTATGTCTATCCCGTCAGAAGCGACGACTGCACCGTTTCATCGTCGCACCACGATTACCCGGCAGCCGATATTTTTTGTCCTATCGGCGTTGCGTTCGTTGCGGTGACCGACGGTGTAGTGGATTTCGTCAGTTACGAAGATCGGTGGTCGCCGTCCACCGACGATCCGGCGCTTCGCGGCGGTATTGCGGTGGCGATCATCGGTGATGATGGCGTGCGCTACTATGGATCGCATCTTTCGGGGATTGCCAGGGGTATCGAGCCGGGCATGCGCGTCACTGCCGGACAGGTGCTGGGGTTCACCGGTGCGAGCGGCAATGCGCGCGGCACACCGCCCCATCTGCACTTCGGCATTTCCCGCCCCACTACGCCGGATGACTGGAAGGTTCGCCGCGGCGAGGTCTGGCCCCAACCCTATCTCAGTGCATGGCAACGCGGCGAATATGTGACGCCGCAACTGCGGATAGCCGCGACGCAGAGTTCGGCAGTCAGCAGTTGCAGTTTGGTGAACAGCCAAAGCAGGTTCAAATTCAGGGTATTTCCCTCATAG
- a CDS encoding glutaredoxin family protein, producing MSETKAQPRVIIFTTPTCSFCNAAKNYFRQKGIKFKDVDVSKDPAAARDMVRRSGQQGVPVIDIGGKIVVGFDRPNIDRLPDIK from the coding sequence ATGAGCGAGACGAAGGCACAGCCACGCGTCATCATTTTCACCACGCCGACCTGCTCGTTTTGCAACGCGGCGAAAAACTATTTCCGCCAGAAAGGAATCAAGTTCAAGGACGTCGATGTGAGCAAAGACCCCGCCGCCGCGCGCGACATGGTGCGTCGCTCAGGGCAGCAGGGCGTACCGGTCATCGACATTGGCGGCAAGATCGTCGTTGGCTTCGACCGCCCCAACATTGATCGCCTGCCGGACATCAAATAG
- a CDS encoding co-chaperone GroES, whose amino-acid sequence MSANGNEPGIQPPGARVLLKPIEQDDRTSSGIYLPDTAKEKPQLGVVIAVGDADDIKVQVNDRVFFAKYSGTEIIYKGDTFLLMDVGDLLTRVTN is encoded by the coding sequence ATGAGCGCAAATGGAAACGAACCCGGTATCCAGCCACCGGGCGCACGTGTCCTGTTGAAACCTATTGAACAGGACGACCGCACGAGCAGCGGCATCTACCTGCCGGACACTGCGAAAGAAAAGCCACAACTCGGCGTTGTCATCGCGGTTGGCGACGCCGATGATATCAAGGTGCAGGTCAACGACAGGGTATTCTTCGCAAAGTATTCGGGCACGGAGATCATCTACAAAGGCGACACCTTTTTGCTGATGGACGTCGGCGACCTGCTGACGCGCGTGACGAACTGA
- a CDS encoding WD40 repeat domain-containing protein, with protein MTLGLAVGLVITLLLGTVACVQRNATVQEASIVNCMTHDRWVTAVAFSPNGQYVVSGSGDGTARVWWWRPEDLIAESCRRLPRNLTPEEWRQYVGPEAPYHATCPGKP; from the coding sequence ATGACACTGGGGTTAGCAGTCGGCTTGGTGATCACCCTGCTCCTGGGGACGGTTGCCTGTGTCCAGCGCAATGCCACAGTGCAGGAAGCCAGTATAGTGAACTGCATGACCCACGATCGCTGGGTAACCGCCGTCGCGTTCAGCCCCAACGGGCAGTACGTGGTCAGCGGGAGTGGGGATGGCACGGCGCGGGTCTGGTGGTGGCGCCCGGAGGACCTGATCGCCGAGTCCTGCCGCCGCCTGCCGCGTAACCTGACGCCGGAGGAATGGCGGCAGTATGTGGGTCCTGAGGCGCCGTACCATGCCACCTGCCCCGGCAAGCCGTAG
- a CDS encoding DUF4351 domain-containing protein yields the protein MPAALDHDALFKLVLTAFFREFIDLVAPDLAATLDPAPPVFLDKESFADLFDPDRREADLVAQVRLRQHPATLLIHLEHQAQADAALDRRMFRYFARLYDRYDQPIYPIALCSYPRPRRPAADRHELRAAQRTVLTFQYQVVQLNRMDWRAYLTTSNPAAMALMARMRIAPEDRWRVKAACLRLLAGAPLSGAQRRLIGQFVDIYLPLNARDEQALAAEVARLPGAAKEVVMELITSWERKGRAEGLREGRAEGLREGQRLVVERMLTRRFGALPSGVRERLATLTADELTALADALLDFTSLAEVEAWLAASPAEQA from the coding sequence ATGCCCGCCGCCCTCGACCACGACGCGCTGTTCAAACTCGTGCTCACCGCCTTCTTCCGCGAGTTCATCGACCTGGTCGCGCCCGACCTGGCCGCCACTCTCGACCCCGCACCGCCCGTCTTTCTCGACAAAGAGAGTTTCGCCGACCTCTTCGACCCCGACCGGCGCGAAGCCGACCTGGTGGCGCAGGTGCGCCTGCGTCAGCACCCCGCCACGCTGCTGATCCACCTCGAACACCAGGCGCAGGCCGACGCCGCGCTGGACCGGCGCATGTTCCGCTACTTCGCGCGGCTCTACGACCGCTACGACCAGCCGATCTACCCGATTGCGCTCTGTTCCTATCCGCGCCCGCGGCGTCCCGCCGCCGACCGGCACGAACTGCGCGCGGCGCAGCGCACGGTGCTGACGTTCCAGTACCAGGTGGTACAATTAAACCGGATGGACTGGCGGGCATATCTGACGACGAGCAATCCGGCGGCGATGGCGCTGATGGCGCGGATGCGGATAGCGCCGGAGGATCGCTGGCGGGTGAAGGCGGCGTGTCTGCGGCTGCTGGCGGGCGCGCCGCTGAGCGGAGCGCAGCGGCGGCTGATCGGGCAATTTGTGGACATTTATCTGCCATTGAACGCGCGTGACGAACAGGCGCTGGCGGCGGAAGTGGCGCGCCTGCCGGGCGCGGCGAAGGAGGTTGTGATGGAGTTGATCACCAGTTGGGAGCGGAAGGGACGCGCGGAGGGATTGCGCGAGGGACGCGCGGAGGGATTGCGCGAGGGGCAGCGTCTGGTGGTGGAACGGATGCTGACGCGCCGGTTCGGGGCGTTGCCATCGGGGGTGCGCGAGCGCCTGGCGACGCTGACGGCGGACGAGTTGACGGCGCTGGCGGACGCGCTGCTCGACTTCACGAGCCTGGCGGAGGTCGAAGCGTGGCTGGCGGCGTCCCCGGCGGAGCAGGCATAA
- a CDS encoding DUF4351 domain-containing protein has translation MALMARMRIAPEDRWRVKAACLRLLAGAPLTGAQRRLIGQFVDIYLPLNARDEQALAAEVARLPGAAKEVVMELITSWERKGRAEGLREGLREGRAEGLREGLREGQRLVVERMLTRRFGALPSGVRERLATLTADELTALADALLDFTSLAEVEAWLAASPAEQA, from the coding sequence ATGGCGCTGATGGCGCGGATGCGGATAGCGCCGGAGGATCGCTGGCGGGTGAAGGCGGCGTGTCTGCGGCTGCTGGCGGGCGCGCCGCTGACCGGAGCGCAACGACGGCTGATCGGGCAATTTGTGGACATTTATCTGCCATTGAACGCGCGTGACGAACAGGCGCTGGCGGCGGAAGTGGCGCGCCTGCCGGGCGCGGCGAAGGAGGTTGTGATGGAGTTGATCACCAGCTGGGAGCGGAAGGGACGCGCGGAGGGGTTGCGCGAGGGGTTGCGCGAGGGACGCGCGGAGGGGTTGCGCGAGGGACTGCGAGAAGGGCAGCGTCTGGTGGTGGAACGGATGCTGACGCGCCGGTTCGGGGCGTTGCCATCGGGGGTGCGCGAGCGCCTGGCGACGCTGACGGCGGACGAGTTGACGGCGCTGGCCGACGCGCTGCTCGACTTCACGAGCCTGGCGGAGGTCGAAGCGTGGCTGGCGGCGTCCCCGGCGGAGCAGGCATAA
- a CDS encoding ornithine cyclodeaminase family protein produces MRILSADDVRRAVTMPAAIDAVSSAFVQLSTGRATVPLRAHLQQRVHESHTFVMPALLEESGGLGLKVVSVFPHNAARHGLPAIHALVVVLDAATGQPAAVLDGSYLTALRTGAASGAATRALARHDAQVLAIIGAGAQAYHQVEAVCAVRPIERVIIVNRSRERAERLAAMLRERAIAPHIDIAASSAEALPQADVICCATSSPMPVFDDASLRPGVHINGIGSFTPQMVEVPPETVGRAYVVVDQHTAAWAEAGDLQHARGLGLLDESQTVELGAVIAGIVPARTSDDQITFFKSVGNAVQDIAVAQLALREAERLNLGIDIDL; encoded by the coding sequence ATGCGAATCCTGAGCGCTGACGATGTGCGACGCGCAGTGACCATGCCTGCTGCTATCGATGCGGTTTCCTCCGCTTTTGTGCAACTCTCGACCGGGCGCGCCACCGTGCCGCTGCGCGCACACCTCCAGCAACGCGTTCACGAATCGCACACATTCGTGATGCCAGCGCTGCTGGAAGAGAGCGGCGGTTTGGGGTTGAAGGTCGTGTCGGTCTTTCCGCACAATGCTGCGCGCCACGGTCTACCGGCCATTCATGCGCTCGTCGTGGTCCTCGATGCTGCGACCGGTCAACCCGCAGCGGTGCTCGACGGATCGTACCTGACGGCGCTTCGCACCGGTGCGGCGTCGGGTGCGGCAACCCGCGCGCTCGCCCGCCACGATGCGCAGGTGCTGGCGATCATTGGCGCCGGTGCGCAGGCGTATCATCAGGTCGAAGCGGTATGCGCCGTGCGCCCGATCGAGCGTGTGATCATCGTCAACCGCAGCCGCGAGCGCGCTGAACGCCTGGCGGCAATGCTGCGCGAGCGTGCAATTGCGCCACATATCGACATCGCTGCATCATCTGCCGAAGCGCTCCCACAGGCGGACGTCATCTGCTGCGCAACATCTTCGCCGATGCCAGTCTTCGACGATGCCAGCCTGCGTCCCGGCGTCCATATTAACGGTATCGGCTCGTTCACGCCACAGATGGTCGAAGTGCCGCCGGAAACCGTCGGGCGGGCGTATGTCGTCGTTGATCAGCACACAGCGGCATGGGCAGAGGCAGGCGATCTGCAGCACGCCAGAGGTCTGGGGTTGCTCGACGAGTCGCAGACGGTCGAGTTGGGTGCAGTTATCGCTGGAATTGTTCCCGCGCGCACGAGCGATGATCAGATCACCTTCTTCAAATCGGTCGGCAATGCTGTTCAGGACATCGCTGTGGCGCAACTGGCGCTGCGCGAAGCGGAGCGTCTCAATCTCGGCATCGATATCGATCTCTGA
- a CDS encoding SDR family NAD(P)-dependent oxidoreductase, protein MDPAGKTIIITGASSGIGAATARALADAGANVVLAARDATRLAELADRLRGRARAIPVNVADPTDVQRLVEQTLAAYNRIDVVINNAGVGLASPVACLRPADLRAALDVNLFGSLTLTQTVLPHMQHARRGQIIFISSVVGLRALPYAGGYAATKAALDRLTEALRVELRGSGISVTLVRPGTTRTAFNDHRLGSHRDRRRFNPPAVAPERVADTVVRAIRRESRVVYVSWSDRLTVWMALLLPGLADRLLARLFIWEGSEEKGVPYANPER, encoded by the coding sequence ATGGATCCCGCAGGAAAGACGATCATTATCACCGGCGCATCGAGTGGGATCGGTGCAGCCACTGCGCGCGCCCTCGCCGATGCTGGCGCGAATGTTGTGCTCGCCGCCCGTGATGCGACTCGCCTGGCGGAACTCGCCGACCGGTTGCGAGGGCGCGCGCGCGCCATCCCTGTGAATGTCGCCGACCCGACCGACGTGCAACGCCTGGTTGAGCAAACCCTGGCAGCGTACAACCGTATCGACGTTGTGATCAACAACGCTGGCGTCGGTCTGGCATCGCCGGTGGCATGTCTGCGACCCGCCGATCTGCGCGCAGCGCTGGATGTCAATCTGTTCGGTTCGCTCACTCTGACCCAGACGGTTCTCCCACATATGCAGCACGCCAGGCGCGGGCAGATTATCTTCATCTCGTCCGTGGTGGGGCTGCGCGCGCTCCCTTACGCTGGCGGCTACGCTGCAACCAAAGCGGCGCTCGACCGGTTGACCGAGGCGTTGCGGGTGGAACTGCGCGGTAGCGGCATTTCGGTCACGCTGGTGCGACCGGGAACAACCCGCACGGCATTCAATGACCATCGCCTTGGCAGTCACCGCGACCGCCGACGCTTCAACCCACCCGCCGTTGCGCCTGAACGGGTGGCGGACACCGTTGTGCGCGCCATTCGACGCGAATCGCGCGTCGTGTATGTTTCGTGGAGCGACCGCCTGACGGTGTGGATGGCGCTGCTGCTCCCCGGGTTGGCTGACCGGTTGCTGGCGCGTCTTTTCATCTGGGAAGGCTCTGAGGAGAAAGGTGTTCCGTATGCGAATCCTGAGCGCTGA
- a CDS encoding mandelate racemase/muconate lactonizing enzyme family protein, whose translation MKIESVDLFYVAMPEIRDVGDGSQDALLVRIQVGEYVGWGECDASPLTSIASFVCPMSHSACKPVRDSVVGQPLNDCADIRRIGDRVRANSLDLLQADHTLSGIDIALWDALGHRLGEPVYRLLGYRHATPKLPYASQLFGDTPQETLHKARLVRALGYRAAKFGWGPFGRGALSEDIDHVRAAREGLGPEGVLLIDAGTVWGDDVERAALRLEVLQQCRATWLEEPFTSGALDAYRQLAQLSGRVRLAGGEGCHNYAMAEHMLNYAGIGYIQIDAGRIGGISVAKRVVDAAHARGITYVNHTFTSHLALSASLQPYAGSDADLLCEYPVETSPLAQSITRERIMPDQDGMIRIPERPGLGVTPDLAALAPYLVDVEIRVGRQVVYRTPELR comes from the coding sequence ATGAAGATCGAGTCGGTCGACCTGTTCTACGTGGCTATGCCGGAAATCCGCGATGTTGGAGACGGCAGTCAGGATGCCCTGTTGGTGCGCATTCAGGTTGGCGAATATGTCGGGTGGGGAGAATGCGATGCATCACCGCTCACATCGATTGCCAGTTTCGTCTGCCCGATGTCTCACAGCGCCTGCAAACCGGTGCGGGATTCGGTTGTCGGGCAACCACTCAACGATTGTGCCGACATACGGCGGATCGGTGATCGGGTGCGGGCGAACAGCCTCGACCTGTTGCAAGCCGATCATACGCTCTCCGGCATCGACATCGCGCTGTGGGATGCGCTTGGTCATCGCCTGGGCGAGCCGGTTTACCGGCTGCTCGGTTACCGACACGCGACGCCGAAACTCCCGTATGCATCGCAACTGTTCGGTGATACACCGCAGGAGACTCTGCACAAGGCGCGCCTGGTGCGCGCACTTGGGTATCGGGCGGCCAAATTCGGTTGGGGACCGTTTGGCAGGGGTGCGCTCAGCGAAGATATCGATCACGTGCGAGCGGCGCGCGAGGGGTTGGGACCGGAAGGGGTGTTGCTGATCGATGCCGGAACAGTCTGGGGTGATGATGTCGAACGCGCCGCGCTGCGTCTGGAGGTGCTGCAACAGTGCCGGGCAACCTGGCTGGAAGAGCCGTTCACCTCCGGGGCGCTCGACGCTTACCGTCAACTGGCGCAATTGAGCGGACGGGTGCGCCTGGCAGGGGGCGAGGGATGCCACAACTACGCAATGGCAGAGCATATGCTGAACTACGCTGGCATTGGCTACATTCAGATCGATGCCGGTCGGATCGGCGGCATCAGCGTCGCAAAGCGGGTTGTCGACGCCGCCCACGCCCGTGGCATTACCTATGTCAACCATACGTTCACGTCGCACCTGGCGCTGAGCGCTTCACTGCAACCCTACGCTGGCAGCGACGCCGATCTGCTCTGTGAATATCCTGTCGAAACCTCGCCGCTTGCGCAGAGCATCACCCGCGAGCGGATTATGCCTGACCAGGATGGCATGATTCGCATCCCCGAACGTCCCGGTCTTGGCGTCACACCCGATCTTGCTGCACTTGCACCGTATCTGGTGGATGTCGAGATTCGCGTCGGGCGGCAGGTTGTCTATCGGACGCCGGAACTGCGTTAG
- a CDS encoding GntR family transcriptional regulator, whose amino-acid sequence MTGERISARDIQRALIWRISNGVYHPGDTLPSVRKLAEEFGANRNTVNKACQELRKLGILEMRADRRSPVVTRAAATAAPLDLVFQQVRDVIWQAMLAGVTRQQLLAEVTALIEKVYGESELRIRFLECNPHDSATLSRDLSRLTGVQIEAGLLDELQQDVDAFAQSSDLIVTTFHHLAEVLQTLAQYRDRVVGVDTRPSSETLLRIARLTKPRIGLVCTLPDTARSLKYVILSYQPGAQVATALIDAPDDVRHLAETCDHLLVTYNCVLALAQLTDRRPDVVIEFRIDDQSVEYLRERIREARLAKAATHRQRSVS is encoded by the coding sequence ATGACCGGGGAACGCATATCTGCCAGAGACATTCAGCGCGCCCTCATCTGGCGTATCAGCAACGGCGTCTATCACCCCGGCGACACGCTGCCATCGGTGCGCAAACTGGCGGAAGAGTTTGGCGCGAACCGCAACACGGTGAATAAAGCCTGTCAGGAATTGCGCAAACTCGGCATCCTCGAAATGCGCGCTGATCGGCGTTCTCCGGTGGTGACCCGCGCCGCAGCAACGGCAGCGCCGCTGGATCTCGTCTTCCAGCAGGTGCGCGATGTTATCTGGCAGGCGATGCTGGCGGGGGTGACGCGCCAGCAGTTGCTCGCCGAAGTAACGGCGCTGATCGAAAAGGTGTATGGCGAGAGCGAGTTGCGGATCCGCTTTCTCGAATGCAATCCACACGACAGCGCCACCCTGAGCCGCGATCTCTCTCGTCTGACCGGTGTGCAGATCGAGGCTGGCTTGCTGGACGAGTTGCAACAGGACGTCGATGCATTCGCGCAGTCTTCTGATCTGATCGTAACAACATTCCACCATCTCGCCGAGGTGTTGCAGACGCTGGCGCAGTACCGGGATCGGGTGGTCGGCGTCGATACGCGGCCCTCTTCCGAAACGCTGCTTCGCATTGCCCGGTTGACGAAACCGCGGATTGGGCTGGTTTGCACGCTCCCCGATACTGCCCGCTCTCTGAAATATGTCATTCTGAGTTATCAACCCGGCGCGCAGGTGGCGACGGCGCTGATCGATGCGCCTGATGATGTCCGTCATCTGGCGGAGACCTGTGACCATCTGCTGGTGACCTACAACTGTGTGCTGGCACTGGCGCAATTGACCGATCGCCGCCCCGATGTGGTGATTGAGTTTCGGATCGATGATCAATCCGTCGAGTATCTGCGTGAGCGCATTCGTGAGGCGCGCCTGGCAAAGGCGGCAACTCACCGCCAGAGGAGCGTCTCATGA